The following coding sequences are from one Verrucosispora sp. WMMD573 window:
- a CDS encoding HAD family phosphatase — protein MTVDGVVFDLDGVIVDSEPVWEEVRRAYVAEHGGSWQDDTQRRLMGMSTGEWARYLSDELGVRRSADQVAAEVVEEMARRYAARVPVIDGAVDAVRRTAARWPLGLASSSPTRLIAAALAATDLTDAFGSTLSTEETERGKPAPDVYLTVARRLGLDPTRCVAVEDSSNGVRSAAAAGMAVVAVPHGAYPLDPDARRLAVTVLESIDELTPEVVDRLG, from the coding sequence GTGACGGTGGATGGGGTGGTTTTTGATCTTGACGGTGTGATCGTCGACTCCGAGCCGGTGTGGGAGGAGGTTCGGCGGGCGTACGTAGCCGAGCACGGCGGCAGCTGGCAGGACGACACCCAGCGTCGGCTGATGGGAATGAGCACCGGCGAGTGGGCCCGGTACCTCAGCGACGAGTTGGGGGTGCGGCGCAGCGCCGACCAGGTCGCCGCCGAGGTGGTCGAGGAGATGGCCCGCCGGTACGCCGCCCGGGTGCCGGTGATCGACGGCGCGGTCGACGCGGTCCGTCGGACGGCCGCGCGGTGGCCCCTGGGGCTGGCCAGTTCCTCACCGACCCGGCTGATCGCCGCGGCGCTGGCCGCCACCGACCTGACCGACGCGTTCGGCAGCACCCTGTCGACCGAGGAGACCGAGCGCGGCAAGCCGGCACCTGACGTCTACCTGACCGTGGCCCGGCGGCTCGGCCTCGACCCGACGCGCTGCGTGGCGGTGGAGGATTCTTCCAACGGGGTGCGTTCGGCGGCTGCCGCCGGAATGGCGGTGGTGGCGGTGCCGCACGGGGCGTACCCGCTGGATCCGGACGCTCGACGGCTGGCCGTGACGGTGCTGGAGTCGATCGACGAGTTGACTCCGGAGGTCGTCGACCGGCTGGGCTGA
- a CDS encoding FKBP-type peptidyl-prolyl cis-trans isomerase: MSEQETKARRRLAEQLAAQKAAEAKRRRQAWAGAFAGIAVVAVLITVFVIVGQRGGDDAPEQAAGTPSAPAEATNEPGAPPAPQLPEGADPALGSKPTVTAGEGELTKLTVTPLIEGTGPKVQAGQSITTNYVGVFYESGEEFDSSWERGEPATFPIGVGQVIPGWDKGLVGVTVGSRVQLDIPAEDAYGDGGGGRPAGPLRFVVDVLAAE; this comes from the coding sequence GTGAGCGAGCAGGAGACCAAGGCGCGGCGGCGGCTGGCCGAGCAGTTGGCGGCTCAGAAGGCAGCCGAGGCGAAGCGCCGCCGGCAGGCCTGGGCCGGCGCCTTCGCCGGGATCGCCGTCGTGGCGGTGCTGATCACCGTGTTCGTGATCGTGGGCCAGCGCGGTGGTGACGACGCGCCCGAGCAGGCCGCCGGCACCCCCTCCGCCCCGGCGGAGGCGACGAACGAGCCGGGTGCGCCACCCGCGCCGCAGCTACCGGAGGGCGCGGACCCGGCCCTGGGCAGCAAGCCGACCGTCACCGCGGGAGAGGGCGAGCTGACCAAGCTGACCGTCACCCCGCTGATCGAGGGCACCGGGCCGAAGGTGCAGGCCGGCCAGTCGATCACCACCAACTACGTCGGCGTCTTCTACGAGAGCGGCGAGGAGTTCGACTCGTCCTGGGAGCGGGGCGAGCCCGCCACCTTCCCGATCGGCGTCGGGCAGGTCATCCCGGGCTGGGACAAGGGCCTGGTGGGCGTGACCGTGGGCAGCCGGGTGCAGCTCGACATCCCGGCCGAGGACGCGTACGGCGACGGTGGGGGCGGTCGCCCGGCGGGCCCGCTGCGTTTCGTGGTGGATGTGCTCGCCGCCGAGTGA
- a CDS encoding Ku protein: MRAIWKGAVSFGLVSIGVKLYSATEEKDIRFHQVHREDGGRIRYKRTCQVCGEEVSYDDIAKGYDIGGGEMVILTDDDFADLPLSTSHAIDVLEFVPAEQVDPILYNKAYFLEPEGTATKPYLLLRDALTDSERVAIVKVALRQREQLATLRVREGVLLLNTMLWPDEIRKPDFGFLDEDLKIRPPELAMATSLIDSMAGEFHPDEFTDDYRAALQEVIDAKVEGREVVQPEEVEEAPAAAVDLMAALKASVERARAARGEAPAGGGAEPTPISSARSAQKKAAEKKATKAPAKKAPAKKTAEKKTTAKKAQPAKKTAEKKATKTAKKTTPRKSA; encoded by the coding sequence ATGCGGGCCATCTGGAAGGGAGCCGTGTCGTTCGGCCTGGTCTCGATCGGGGTCAAGCTGTATTCGGCGACCGAGGAAAAGGACATCCGGTTCCACCAGGTGCACCGCGAGGACGGCGGGCGGATCCGGTACAAGCGGACCTGCCAGGTCTGTGGCGAGGAGGTCAGCTACGACGACATCGCCAAGGGCTACGACATCGGCGGCGGGGAGATGGTCATCCTCACCGACGACGACTTCGCCGACCTGCCGCTGAGCACCTCCCACGCGATCGACGTGCTGGAGTTCGTGCCGGCCGAGCAGGTCGACCCGATCCTCTACAACAAGGCGTACTTCCTGGAGCCGGAGGGCACCGCGACCAAGCCGTACCTGCTGCTGCGGGACGCGTTGACCGACTCGGAGCGGGTGGCCATCGTCAAGGTGGCGCTGCGTCAGCGGGAGCAGCTGGCCACCCTGCGGGTCCGTGAGGGTGTGCTGCTGCTGAACACGATGCTCTGGCCCGACGAGATCCGTAAGCCGGATTTCGGTTTCCTCGACGAAGACCTCAAGATCCGTCCTCCGGAGTTGGCGATGGCCACCTCGCTGATCGACTCGATGGCCGGGGAATTTCACCCGGACGAGTTCACCGACGACTACCGGGCGGCGTTGCAGGAGGTCATCGACGCGAAGGTGGAGGGCCGCGAGGTGGTCCAGCCGGAGGAGGTGGAGGAGGCGCCCGCCGCCGCCGTCGACCTGATGGCGGCGCTCAAAGCGTCCGTGGAGCGGGCCCGGGCGGCTCGCGGCGAGGCACCGGCCGGCGGTGGCGCCGAACCGACCCCGATCTCGTCGGCACGCTCGGCGCAGAAGAAGGCGGCGGAGAAGAAGGCCACCAAAGCACCGGCCAAGAAGGCGCCCGCGAAGAAGACCGCCGAGAAGAAGACCACCGCCAAGAAGGCCCAACCGGCCAAGAAGACGGCGGAGAAGAAAGCCACCAAGACCGCCAAGAAGACCACTCCGCGTAAATCCGCCTGA
- the ligD gene encoding non-homologous end-joining DNA ligase, which translates to MPGAPLKPMLAMTGQLPTGPDWAYEFKWDGVRALADVAAGRQRLYARSGVEITTAYPELIPLGEQVDDVLLDGEVVLFDQAGRPSFTALAERMHVRNAAKAARLAATVPVTYMIFDVLRLDGQDLTGWPYARRREALDGLALGAARWAVPPVFSDGPATYEAAGEHGLEGVMAKRIESAYRPGVRSPDWVKVKLEVTGDFVIGGWRPGARRIGGLLVGVPGADGRLVYRGRVGGGIGAALERELLRQLEPLRTTASPFGGDVPREDARGAIWVTPRIVVEVKYGQRTPDGRLRFPRVLRIRPDKPAEEVDDAS; encoded by the coding sequence GTGCCCGGCGCGCCGCTCAAGCCGATGCTCGCGATGACCGGGCAGCTACCGACCGGTCCCGACTGGGCGTACGAGTTCAAGTGGGACGGGGTACGCGCGCTGGCCGACGTCGCCGCCGGACGGCAACGCCTGTACGCGCGTTCCGGCGTGGAGATCACCACCGCCTATCCCGAGCTGATTCCGCTCGGCGAGCAGGTCGACGACGTTCTGCTCGACGGCGAGGTGGTCCTGTTCGACCAGGCCGGACGGCCCTCGTTCACCGCCCTGGCCGAGCGGATGCACGTGCGTAACGCCGCCAAGGCGGCCCGGCTGGCGGCAACCGTACCGGTCACGTACATGATCTTCGACGTGTTGCGGCTCGACGGTCAGGACCTCACCGGCTGGCCGTACGCCCGACGGCGGGAAGCCCTCGACGGCCTGGCGCTGGGCGCGGCGCGCTGGGCGGTGCCCCCGGTCTTCTCCGACGGCCCGGCCACCTACGAGGCGGCCGGCGAGCACGGCCTCGAAGGGGTGATGGCCAAGCGGATCGAGTCGGCCTACCGGCCCGGGGTGCGCTCGCCGGACTGGGTGAAGGTCAAGCTGGAGGTGACCGGCGACTTCGTGATCGGCGGCTGGCGGCCCGGCGCGCGGAGGATCGGCGGCCTGCTGGTCGGGGTCCCCGGCGCCGACGGCCGGCTCGTCTACCGGGGTCGGGTTGGTGGTGGGATCGGCGCCGCCCTCGAGCGGGAGTTGCTGCGCCAGCTGGAGCCGCTGCGCACCACCGCCTCGCCGTTCGGCGGCGACGTCCCCCGCGAGGATGCCCGGGGCGCGATCTGGGTAACTCCCCGGATCGTGGTGGAGGTGAAATACGGCCAGCGCACTCCGGACGGGCGGCTGCGCTTCCCCCGGGTCCTGCGGATCCGCCCGGACAAGCCGGCCGAGGAGGTCGACGATGCCAGCTGA
- the ligD gene encoding non-homologous end-joining DNA ligase translates to MPADRFPVEVQGRTLELSNLDKVLYPTAGFTKGEVIDYYTRIAPVLLPHLADRALTRIRYPNGVTGGSFFEKNAPAATPSWVRVETLPAPGSTKGRETIDYVVADELPTLVWLANLAALELHTPQWKVGAHPDLMVVDLDPGTPAALKQCCQVALLMRDRLAEDGIDAYPKTSGKKGMQLCCPISGSQPADDVSAYARRIAQELERDRPKLVVSKMAKNLRPGKVFIDWSQNNAAKTTVAPYSLRAQPVPSVSTPLTWDEVSAGAAGRRPATKPYTAGEVLDRVEKHGDLLAPLLDGGPELPG, encoded by the coding sequence ATGCCAGCTGACCGGTTCCCGGTCGAGGTGCAGGGCCGCACGTTGGAGCTGTCCAACCTGGACAAGGTCCTCTACCCGACGGCCGGCTTCACCAAGGGCGAGGTGATCGACTACTACACCCGGATCGCCCCGGTGCTGCTGCCGCACCTGGCCGACCGGGCGCTGACCCGCATCCGCTACCCGAACGGGGTGACGGGCGGCTCGTTCTTCGAGAAGAACGCCCCGGCCGCCACCCCTTCCTGGGTACGTGTCGAGACGCTGCCGGCACCGGGCTCCACCAAGGGCCGGGAGACCATCGACTACGTCGTCGCCGACGAGCTGCCCACCCTGGTCTGGCTGGCCAACCTCGCCGCCCTGGAACTGCACACCCCGCAGTGGAAGGTCGGCGCGCATCCGGACCTGATGGTGGTCGACCTGGACCCGGGCACCCCGGCGGCGCTGAAGCAGTGCTGCCAGGTGGCGCTGCTGATGCGGGACCGGCTGGCCGAGGACGGCATCGACGCGTACCCGAAGACCTCCGGCAAGAAGGGCATGCAGCTCTGCTGCCCGATCTCCGGCAGCCAGCCCGCCGACGACGTGTCGGCCTACGCGCGGCGCATCGCCCAGGAACTCGAACGCGACAGGCCGAAACTGGTGGTGTCGAAGATGGCGAAGAACCTGCGACCGGGCAAGGTCTTCATCGACTGGAGCCAGAACAACGCGGCCAAGACAACTGTGGCCCCGTACTCGCTGCGTGCCCAGCCCGTCCCGTCGGTGTCGACGCCGCTGACCTGGGACGAGGTCTCCGCCGGTGCGGCCGGTCGACGCCCGGCCACCAAGCCCTACACCGCAGGCGAGGTGCTGGACCGGGTCGAGAAGCACGGCGACCTGCTCGCCCCCCTGCTCGACGGCGGCCCCGAGCTGCCGGGCTAG
- a CDS encoding TIGR03089 family protein, whose amino-acid sequence MRAALPVPSAAGLADPDRPLLSYLDHRSGERHDLTAAALGDLAARAAGLLRDGCGLTPGSRVAVLLPPHWRTAAVLLGAWAVGLEVSFRPRATAGLPVLEPGGDRPYDAVLVTPERLDDWLEDVPDGLHRYLVGTGPQELVDVPVGWLDWSVEVLRHGVAPSDRPVLHANDAASPDGTSYAEWGSIARAVAEQLDLRAGDRLLVDVAEHEQPLKWLLAPLSAGATVLLCANLDPTHRDTVAAAEQITRVL is encoded by the coding sequence ATGCGCGCCGCTCTTCCCGTACCGTCCGCCGCCGGTCTCGCCGATCCGGACCGGCCACTGCTCAGCTACCTCGACCACCGCAGCGGCGAGCGTCACGATCTGACCGCCGCCGCGCTGGGTGACCTGGCGGCGCGGGCCGCCGGGCTGTTGCGCGACGGCTGCGGACTGACCCCGGGCAGCCGGGTGGCGGTGCTGTTGCCGCCGCACTGGCGTACCGCTGCTGTGCTGTTGGGGGCCTGGGCGGTGGGGCTCGAGGTGTCGTTCCGGCCGCGCGCCACCGCCGGGCTGCCGGTGCTGGAGCCCGGCGGCGACCGGCCGTACGACGCGGTCCTGGTCACCCCGGAACGCCTGGACGACTGGCTGGAGGACGTGCCGGACGGGCTGCACCGCTACCTCGTGGGCACCGGGCCGCAGGAGTTGGTCGACGTGCCGGTCGGCTGGCTCGACTGGTCCGTGGAGGTGCTGCGGCACGGCGTCGCCCCGAGCGACCGGCCCGTGCTGCACGCGAACGACGCGGCCAGCCCGGACGGCACCAGCTACGCCGAGTGGGGTTCGATCGCCAGGGCGGTGGCCGAGCAACTCGACCTGCGGGCCGGTGACCGACTGCTGGTCGACGTCGCCGAGCACGAGCAGCCGCTGAAGTGGCTGCTCGCTCCGCTCTCCGCAGGTGCCACCGTGCTGCTCTGCGCCAACCTCGACCCCACCCACCGGGACACCGTCGCCGCCGCCGAACAGATCACCCGCGTCCTCTAA
- a CDS encoding DNA repair helicase XPB, whose translation MSGGPLIVQSDKTLLLEIDHPDAQSCRMAIAPFAELERSPEHVHTYRLTPLGLWNARAAGHDAEGVVDALIKYSRYPVPHALLVDVAETMDRYGRLQLANDPAHGLVLRALDRVVLVEVAKSKKLAGMLGNRIDDDTIAVHPSERGRLKQALLKLGWPAEDLAGYVDGEAHPIELAEAGKDGGKPWTLRSYQREAVEAFWAGGSGVVVLPCGAGKTLVGAAAMAEAKATTLILVTNTVAGRQWKRELIARTSLTEEEIGEYSGERKEIRPVTIATYQVLTSRRGGAFTHLDLFGARDWGLVVYDEVHLLPAPIFRFTADLQARRRLGLTATLVREDGREGDVFSLIGPKRYDAPWKDIESQGWIAPAECVEVRVTLTDAERMAYATAEAEERYRMAATARTKLPVVRALLNRHPDEQTLVIGAYIDQLHQLGEYLDAPIVQGSTTNKERERLFDAFRTGEVRTLVISKVGNFSIDLPEAAVAIQVSGTFGSRQEEAQRLGRVLRPKADGRQAHFYTVVSRDTIDTEYAAHRQRFLAEQGYAYTIVDADDVLGPTLPSFD comes from the coding sequence GTGAGTGGTGGACCACTTATCGTGCAGTCGGACAAGACCCTCCTGCTGGAGATCGACCATCCCGACGCACAGTCCTGCCGGATGGCCATCGCGCCCTTCGCCGAGTTGGAACGCTCGCCCGAGCACGTGCACACGTACCGGCTGACGCCGCTCGGGTTGTGGAACGCCCGCGCCGCCGGGCACGACGCCGAGGGCGTGGTGGACGCGCTGATCAAGTATTCGCGGTACCCGGTGCCGCACGCGCTGCTGGTGGACGTCGCCGAGACGATGGACCGGTACGGGCGGCTCCAACTCGCCAACGACCCGGCGCACGGCCTCGTCCTGCGCGCCCTGGACCGGGTGGTCCTGGTCGAGGTGGCCAAGAGCAAGAAGCTCGCCGGGATGCTCGGCAACCGCATCGACGACGACACCATCGCGGTGCACCCCTCCGAGCGGGGGCGGCTCAAGCAGGCCTTGCTCAAGCTCGGCTGGCCGGCGGAGGACCTCGCCGGGTACGTCGACGGTGAGGCGCACCCGATCGAGCTGGCCGAGGCCGGCAAGGACGGCGGGAAGCCGTGGACGCTGCGGTCGTACCAGCGGGAGGCGGTCGAGGCGTTCTGGGCCGGCGGATCGGGTGTGGTGGTGCTGCCCTGCGGGGCCGGCAAGACGCTTGTGGGTGCGGCGGCGATGGCGGAGGCGAAGGCCACCACGCTGATCCTGGTCACCAACACGGTGGCCGGCCGGCAGTGGAAGCGGGAACTGATCGCCCGCACCTCGCTGACCGAGGAGGAGATCGGCGAGTACTCGGGCGAGCGCAAGGAGATCCGCCCGGTCACCATCGCCACGTACCAGGTGCTCACCTCGCGGCGCGGCGGCGCCTTCACCCACCTGGACCTGTTCGGCGCCCGGGACTGGGGCCTGGTCGTCTACGACGAGGTGCACCTGCTGCCCGCGCCGATCTTCCGCTTCACCGCGGACCTCCAGGCCCGCCGCCGGCTGGGCCTGACCGCCACCCTGGTACGCGAGGACGGCCGGGAGGGCGACGTGTTCAGCCTGATCGGCCCGAAGCGGTACGACGCGCCCTGGAAGGACATCGAGTCGCAGGGCTGGATCGCCCCCGCCGAGTGTGTCGAGGTCCGGGTCACCCTCACCGACGCCGAGCGGATGGCGTACGCGACGGCGGAGGCGGAGGAGCGCTACCGGATGGCGGCCACCGCCCGCACCAAGCTGCCGGTGGTGCGCGCCCTGCTCAACCGGCATCCGGACGAGCAGACGCTTGTCATCGGCGCGTACATCGACCAACTGCACCAGCTGGGCGAGTATCTCGACGCCCCGATCGTGCAGGGCTCGACCACCAACAAGGAGCGCGAACGCCTCTTCGACGCGTTCCGCACCGGGGAGGTGCGTACGTTGGTGATTTCCAAGGTGGGAAATTTCTCCATCGACCTGCCCGAGGCGGCGGTGGCGATCCAGGTGTCCGGCACGTTCGGCTCCCGCCAGGAGGAGGCGCAACGGTTGGGCCGGGTGCTGCGCCCGAAGGCCGACGGCCGGCAGGCCCACTTCTACACCGTGGTCTCCCGGGACACCATCGACACCGAGTACGCCGCCCACCGGCAGCGCTTCCTCGCCGAGCAGGGGTACGCGTACACCATCGTCGACGCCGACGACGTCCTCGGCCCGACGCTCCCCTCGTTCGACTGA
- a CDS encoding helicase-associated domain-containing protein: MSTSLADHLRSLPDESLAALLQLRPDLVVPVPADVAALAIRAQSRVSVSRALDGLDQFTLQIMDAARLTRDPADGTTSVDGVLALATTGPNPPAPTAVRAAVDRLRARFLLYGPDHALHLVGGIDEISPYPAGLGRPATELDARTAALCADPAKLRRTLLSAPPSARAILDRLAAGPPVGSVPPGALQAPAVGADDDLPPDDTNGGAPTGSPVRWLVDHRLLVRVSGGKGGTTGMVELPREIGLLLRRETGPLGPLSSSPPPVAATPREPKAADSAGAGQTMEVVRHTEALLEQLVAEPAPVLRSGGIGVRDLRRLARATGLDESTAALLLEVAYAAGLTGEMELPGAAGRYGADQQVLPTAGYELWRAGSLAQRWEQLARAWLTMTRQVGLVGQRDDRDRPITVLSAEAERAGAPAARRAVLGVLADLEPAAAPSAEEVLALLDWRAPRRSRGRENAHREVLAEAATLGVTGLGALTSYGRLLLAEATAGEDDATDDPLGLRADAEDGGSAIRALDTLLPAPVDHFLVQADLSVVVPGPPEPALAAELEVIAEPESAGGASVHRITTGSVRRALDAGYSADDLHDLFRRRSRTPVPQGLTYLVDDVARKHGGLRIGSAGAYLRSDDEALLAEVLADRRVEALALRRLAPTVLVTPYQGGRLLTVLREAGYAPVAEDATGSTVLSRPKTRRAPARVSVATRALDPLATPRLPLPRLLGVVEQIRRGDAVARAARRAPAVVRGATPGGPVPAHSHHDALAVLQQAVRDKALVWVGYVDAHGATASRLVRPVSLGAGYLRAEDERTEMLHTFALHRITAAVLEK, encoded by the coding sequence ATGAGCACCTCACTCGCCGACCACCTGCGGTCGCTGCCCGACGAGTCCCTCGCCGCGCTCCTTCAGCTCCGGCCCGACCTCGTCGTACCGGTCCCCGCCGACGTGGCCGCCCTCGCCATCCGGGCACAGTCCCGCGTCTCGGTGTCGCGCGCGTTGGACGGGCTGGACCAGTTCACGCTTCAGATCATGGATGCCGCCCGGTTGACCCGTGACCCGGCCGACGGCACCACCTCGGTCGACGGGGTGCTGGCCCTGGCCACCACCGGCCCGAATCCACCCGCCCCCACCGCCGTCCGGGCCGCCGTCGACCGGCTGCGGGCCCGGTTCCTGCTGTACGGCCCCGACCACGCCCTGCACCTCGTCGGCGGCATCGACGAGATCTCTCCGTACCCTGCGGGGCTCGGTCGGCCGGCGACGGAGCTGGACGCGCGCACCGCCGCGCTCTGCGCGGACCCGGCGAAGCTGCGGCGGACGCTGCTGTCCGCGCCGCCGTCGGCCCGGGCGATCCTGGACCGGCTCGCCGCCGGCCCACCGGTCGGCAGCGTGCCGCCCGGCGCGTTGCAGGCACCGGCGGTCGGCGCGGACGACGACCTGCCGCCGGACGACACCAACGGCGGGGCGCCGACCGGTTCCCCGGTGCGCTGGCTGGTCGACCACCGGCTGCTGGTGCGGGTCTCCGGTGGCAAGGGTGGCACCACCGGCATGGTCGAGCTGCCCCGGGAGATCGGGTTGCTGCTGCGCCGTGAGACCGGTCCGCTGGGCCCGTTGAGCAGCAGTCCGCCCCCGGTGGCCGCGACGCCGCGCGAGCCGAAGGCCGCCGACTCCGCCGGAGCCGGGCAGACCATGGAGGTGGTACGCCACACCGAGGCGCTGCTGGAGCAGTTGGTCGCTGAGCCGGCGCCGGTGCTGCGGTCCGGTGGGATCGGCGTACGTGACCTGCGCCGGCTGGCGCGGGCCACCGGGCTGGACGAGTCGACCGCCGCACTGCTGCTGGAAGTGGCGTACGCGGCCGGGCTGACCGGTGAGATGGAGCTGCCCGGTGCCGCCGGTCGATACGGCGCCGACCAGCAGGTGCTGCCCACGGCCGGGTACGAGCTGTGGCGGGCTGGTTCGCTGGCACAGCGCTGGGAGCAGCTGGCCCGGGCCTGGCTGACCATGACCCGGCAGGTCGGGCTGGTCGGGCAGCGCGACGACCGGGACCGGCCGATCACGGTGCTCTCGGCGGAGGCGGAACGGGCCGGCGCCCCGGCCGCCCGGCGGGCGGTACTCGGTGTGCTCGCGGATCTGGAACCGGCCGCCGCGCCCAGTGCCGAGGAGGTGCTGGCGCTGCTGGACTGGCGGGCGCCCCGACGCAGCCGTGGCCGGGAGAACGCGCATCGGGAGGTGCTGGCCGAGGCGGCCACGCTGGGCGTGACCGGGCTGGGGGCGCTCACCTCGTACGGACGGCTGCTGCTGGCCGAGGCGACGGCGGGCGAGGACGATGCCACGGACGACCCGCTCGGGCTGCGGGCCGACGCCGAGGACGGCGGCAGCGCGATCCGGGCCCTGGACACGTTGCTGCCTGCCCCGGTGGACCACTTCCTCGTCCAGGCCGACCTGAGCGTGGTGGTGCCCGGGCCGCCGGAGCCGGCGCTCGCCGCCGAGTTGGAGGTGATCGCCGAGCCGGAGTCGGCCGGCGGGGCGAGCGTGCACCGGATCACCACGGGCAGTGTGCGGCGGGCCCTGGATGCCGGCTACTCCGCGGACGACCTGCACGACCTGTTCCGTCGTCGGTCCCGCACACCGGTGCCGCAGGGATTGACCTACCTGGTCGACGACGTGGCCCGCAAGCACGGCGGGCTGCGCATCGGCTCCGCCGGGGCGTACCTGCGCAGCGACGACGAGGCGCTGCTGGCCGAGGTGCTGGCGGACCGGCGGGTGGAGGCGCTGGCGCTGCGCCGCCTCGCGCCGACCGTGCTGGTGACCCCGTACCAGGGCGGTCGGCTGCTCACCGTGCTGCGGGAGGCCGGCTACGCCCCGGTGGCCGAGGACGCCACCGGTTCGACGGTGCTCTCCCGGCCGAAGACCCGACGGGCACCGGCCAGGGTGTCGGTGGCGACCCGGGCGCTCGACCCGCTCGCCACCCCACGTCTGCCGCTGCCGCGTCTGCTCGGCGTGGTGGAGCAGATCCGGCGGGGTGACGCGGTGGCGCGGGCGGCCCGACGGGCCCCGGCGGTGGTGCGCGGCGCGACGCCGGGCGGGCCGGTTCCCGCGCACAGTCACCACGACGCCCTGGCCGTGCTTCAGCAGGCGGTACGCGACAAGGCGCTGGTCTGGGTCGGCTACGTCGACGCGCACGGGGCAACCGCGTCCCGGCTGGTGCGACCCGTCTCGCTCGGCGCGGGCTACCTGCGCGCCGAGGACGAGCGGACCGAGATGCTGCACACCTTCGCCCTGCACCGGATCACCGCGGCAGTGCTGGAGAAGTGA
- a CDS encoding HAD hydrolase-like protein: MPPLTVGFDLDMTLVDSRPGIAATYRALTERTGVPVDADAAVSRLGPPLRTEIARWFPPDQVEEAVSIFRELYPAYAVTPTVPLPGAAAALDAIRDRGGRVLVVTSKIGRLARLHLDHLGLVVDELAGDLFAEQKATALRAHGATHYVGDHVADMVAAGAAGVPGIAVASGPCTADELRAAGAAAVLADLTGFPAALDGMIRLALRQ; this comes from the coding sequence ATGCCCCCGTTGACCGTTGGCTTCGACCTCGACATGACCCTCGTCGACTCGCGTCCCGGTATCGCCGCGACCTATCGCGCGCTCACCGAGCGGACCGGGGTACCCGTCGACGCCGACGCCGCCGTGTCCCGGCTCGGCCCGCCGCTGCGTACCGAGATCGCCCGCTGGTTTCCACCGGATCAGGTCGAGGAGGCGGTGAGCATCTTCCGCGAGCTGTATCCGGCCTACGCGGTCACGCCGACCGTGCCGCTGCCCGGCGCGGCGGCGGCCCTCGATGCGATTCGCGACCGGGGCGGCCGGGTGTTGGTGGTCACTTCCAAGATCGGCCGGCTGGCCCGGCTGCACCTGGACCATCTGGGGCTGGTCGTGGACGAGCTGGCCGGCGACCTGTTCGCTGAGCAGAAGGCGACCGCGTTGCGGGCGCACGGGGCGACCCACTACGTCGGCGACCACGTGGCGGACATGGTGGCCGCTGGTGCGGCCGGGGTGCCCGGCATCGCGGTGGCCTCGGGCCCGTGTACGGCCGACGAGCTGCGGGCCGCCGGGGCGGCGGCGGTGCTGGCGGATCTCACCGGATTCCCGGCGGCGCTCGACGGGATGATCCGGCTAGCCTTGAGGCAGTAG
- a CDS encoding cold shock domain-containing protein → MPTGRVKWYDATKGYGFVTSDEGGDVFLPKAALPAGVTDLKGGQRVDFSVVDSRRGAQAMGVKLLDAPPSVAELRRRPAEELHGLVEDMIKVLEAKVQPDLRRGRFPDRRTAQKIAQLVHAVARELEV, encoded by the coding sequence GTGCCTACGGGTCGAGTGAAGTGGTACGACGCGACCAAGGGATACGGGTTCGTCACCAGTGACGAGGGTGGCGACGTGTTCCTGCCGAAGGCCGCGCTACCCGCCGGTGTCACCGATCTCAAGGGCGGCCAGCGGGTCGACTTCAGCGTGGTGGACAGCCGGCGGGGTGCGCAGGCGATGGGGGTGAAGCTGCTGGACGCGCCGCCGTCGGTGGCGGAACTGCGCCGACGCCCCGCCGAGGAGCTGCACGGCCTGGTCGAAGACATGATCAAGGTGCTGGAGGCGAAGGTGCAGCCGGACCTGCGCCGGGGCCGCTTCCCGGACCGCAGGACCGCGCAGAAGATCGCTCAGCTGGTCCACGCGGTCGCCCGCGAGCTGGAGGTCTGA